A genomic region of Rhodococcus pyridinivorans contains the following coding sequences:
- a CDS encoding branched-chain amino acid ABC transporter permease, whose product MDIVSVLQVSFAQLIGPSAIFYALLAIGLNLHYGYAGLLNFGQIGFALLGGYGVGIMTVTYDQPLWVGILVGLALAGLLALVLGIPTLRLRADYLAIATIAAAEILRLMFRSTASDSVTGSTRGLWGFADPFTSLSPFDSSRQYNLLGMRFYGDDLWAMVVGWTLVLLLCGLVYLLSHSPWGRVLEAVREDEDAARALGKNVFAYKMQALVLGGMIGGLGGVFNALQTKSINPDFYSTAQTFFAFGALILGGAGTVFGPVLGAMVFWFLLTLPDAFLRQAIAGPDPLLPLTEQQVGAMRYVLLGILIAVMMVFRPQGILGSKRKVQLDA is encoded by the coding sequence ATGGATATCGTGTCGGTACTCCAGGTTTCCTTCGCCCAGCTCATCGGTCCGTCGGCGATCTTCTACGCACTGCTCGCGATCGGCCTGAACCTGCACTACGGCTATGCAGGGCTGCTGAACTTCGGGCAGATCGGTTTCGCCCTCCTGGGCGGTTACGGCGTGGGCATCATGACCGTCACCTACGACCAGCCGTTGTGGGTGGGCATCCTCGTCGGCCTCGCACTGGCAGGTCTGCTCGCGCTCGTCCTCGGCATCCCCACCCTGCGGTTGCGGGCCGACTATCTCGCCATCGCGACGATCGCCGCGGCGGAGATCCTGCGGCTGATGTTCCGCTCGACCGCGTCCGACTCGGTGACCGGATCGACCCGCGGCCTGTGGGGTTTCGCCGACCCGTTCACGTCCCTGAGCCCGTTCGATTCGAGTCGCCAGTACAACCTGCTCGGTATGCGGTTCTACGGCGACGACCTGTGGGCGATGGTCGTCGGCTGGACCCTCGTGCTGTTGCTGTGCGGGCTGGTCTACCTCCTCTCCCACAGTCCGTGGGGGCGGGTCCTCGAGGCGGTGCGTGAGGACGAGGACGCTGCCCGCGCGCTCGGCAAGAACGTCTTCGCCTACAAGATGCAGGCCCTGGTACTCGGCGGCATGATCGGCGGTCTCGGCGGCGTCTTCAACGCCCTGCAGACCAAGTCGATCAACCCCGACTTCTACTCGACCGCGCAGACCTTCTTCGCGTTCGGCGCGCTGATCCTCGGGGGTGCGGGAACGGTCTTCGGACCGGTGCTCGGCGCCATGGTGTTCTGGTTCCTGCTCACCCTCCCGGACGCCTTCCTGCGTCAGGCGATCGCCGGACCCGACCCGCTGCTCCCGCTCACCGAACAACAGGTCGGCGCGATGCGGTACGTGCTGCTCGGCATCCTCATCGCGGTGATGATGGTCTTCAGGCCACAAGGCATCCTGGGAAGCAAGCGGAAGGTGCAACTCGATGCCTGA
- a CDS encoding branched-chain amino acid ABC transporter permease — protein sequence MAPTSGCRRRPTSTLHRSVRAALVTLASVLFVLVGSGLSSAQDPPDPPSPPANTAPAAPDEESAEGVTVRGTLNNAGERLDGVVVRATTESGEVVTETESADGGRWELTVPPGTYVFEVDTESLPDDVTVQTSVTRDVAPGRANTVIFSFGEARSGSTVAWGETLVRTIVDGLRFGLVIAIAGVGLSLIFGTTGLTNFAHGELVTLGAVAAWIFNVTLGVQLIPATILAVIVGVIIGLLNNALIWAPLRRRHTGLIAQLVVSIGLAISLRYLILAFYSDRTQPFDDYQAQQQLVWGPVAITPVNLACIVISLVVLVGVALLLQRTRIGKAMRAVADNRDLAASSGIDVEHVIRFVWGLGGGLAALGGVLFGLSELGGRVQWEMGFKLLLLMFAGIILGGLGTAYGALVGCVVVGLLVQLSTLVINPDLKYIGGLLVLIVILVIRPQGILGSRTRIG from the coding sequence GTGGCCCCTACCTCGGGATGTCGGCGACGACCGACCTCGACCCTCCACCGATCGGTCCGCGCCGCACTCGTCACGCTCGCGAGTGTCCTGTTCGTCCTCGTCGGCTCCGGCCTCTCCTCCGCCCAGGATCCGCCGGACCCACCCTCACCGCCCGCGAACACGGCACCGGCCGCACCCGACGAGGAATCCGCGGAGGGGGTGACCGTCCGCGGAACGCTCAACAATGCCGGCGAACGACTCGACGGTGTCGTCGTCCGTGCGACCACCGAGAGCGGCGAGGTGGTCACCGAGACGGAGTCCGCCGACGGTGGGCGCTGGGAACTCACCGTTCCGCCGGGCACGTACGTCTTCGAGGTCGACACCGAGAGCCTGCCCGACGACGTCACCGTCCAGACCTCGGTGACCCGCGATGTCGCTCCGGGACGGGCGAACACGGTGATTTTCTCGTTCGGGGAGGCGCGTAGCGGTTCGACGGTCGCGTGGGGCGAGACGCTGGTGCGCACGATCGTCGACGGTCTGCGTTTCGGTTTGGTCATCGCGATCGCCGGAGTGGGCCTCAGTCTGATCTTCGGCACGACCGGCCTGACGAACTTCGCCCACGGCGAGCTGGTCACCCTCGGGGCGGTCGCGGCGTGGATCTTCAATGTCACCCTCGGTGTCCAGCTGATACCGGCCACGATCCTGGCGGTGATCGTCGGCGTCATCATCGGCCTACTCAACAACGCACTCATCTGGGCTCCGCTCCGGCGCCGCCACACGGGCCTGATCGCCCAGCTGGTGGTGTCGATCGGCCTCGCGATCTCGTTGCGCTATCTCATCCTGGCCTTCTATTCCGACCGCACCCAGCCGTTCGACGACTACCAGGCACAGCAGCAACTGGTGTGGGGGCCGGTCGCGATCACCCCGGTCAACCTCGCGTGCATCGTGATCAGCCTGGTGGTGCTCGTCGGGGTCGCCCTGCTGCTGCAGCGCACCCGGATCGGCAAGGCGATGCGCGCGGTGGCCGACAACCGCGACCTCGCGGCATCGTCGGGGATCGACGTCGAACACGTCATCCGCTTCGTGTGGGGTCTCGGTGGCGGGCTCGCCGCGCTCGGCGGGGTGCTGTTCGGCCTGTCGGAACTCGGCGGGCGCGTGCAGTGGGAGATGGGCTTCAAGCTGCTCCTGCTGATGTTCGCCGGCATCATCCTCGGCGGCCTCGGCACCGCCTACGGCGCACTGGTCGGCTGCGTCGTGGTGGGACTGCTGGTCCAGTTGTCCACCCTCGTGATCAACCCGGACCTGAAGTACATCGGCGGTCTGCTCGTACTCATCGTCATCCTGGTCATCCGCCCCCAGGGCATCCTCGGCAGTCGGACAAGGATCGGTTGA
- the polA gene encoding DNA polymerase I, translated as MTRASTSATSTAATDDRPTLLLLDGHSLAFRAFYALPAENFKTHSGQTTNAVYGFTSMLINLLRDEQPTHVAAAFDVSRKTFRAELFAAYKAQRSAAPDDFKGQIDLTKDVLGAMGIPVMAIEGYEADDIIATLATQAHAQGFRVLVVTGDRDALQLVNGDITVLYPRRGVSDLTRFTPDAVEEKYGLTPQQYPDFAALRGDPSDNLPGIPGVGEKTAAKWIREYGSLSGLVDRVDEVRGKTGDALRENLSNVLLNRQLTEMVRDVAVPYTPEQLALAPWDRDRIHRLFDDLEFKVLRDRLFETLSSAEPEAEEGFEVRGGIVEPGALGDWLAEHAPAGRRHGLAVVGTGTPYGGDATAIAVAGADGEGAYVSTVALTPEDENALAAWLANPAVEKAVHEAKFAIHALRGRGWTLAGITSDTALAAYLVRPGQRSFKLDDLSLRYLKRELRVEDTGAQQLSLLDDEDAADAQAAEAQILAARAVVDLAAALDTELGEIESVRLLTEMELPLLEVLAELEATGIAVDSAHLHDLQSEFAAQVAAAANAAYEVIGKQINLGSPKQLQVVLFDELEMPKTKKTKTGYTTDADALQNLFDKTGHPFLEHLLAHREHTKMKTTVDGLIKSVADDGRIHTTFNQTVAATGRLSSTEPNLQNIPVRTEAGRRIRDGFVVGDGFDVLLTADYSQIEMRIMAHLSADEGLIEAFRTGEDLHTFVASRAFGLPLEEVTPELRRRVKAMSYGLAYGLSAYGLAQQLKISTDEAREQMEAYFTRFGGVRDYLYNVVEEARKVGYTSTLYGRRRYLPDLNSDNRQRREIAERAALNAPIQGTAADIIKVAMIDVQKALNEAGLRSRMLLQVHDELVLEVVEAEREQVEALVRDKMDSVIELSVPLEVSVGYGRSWDAAAH; from the coding sequence GTGACCCGTGCATCCACTTCCGCGACGTCCACCGCGGCCACCGACGACCGCCCGACCCTGCTGCTCCTCGACGGCCATTCCCTCGCGTTCCGCGCGTTCTACGCGCTGCCCGCCGAGAACTTCAAGACCCACAGCGGGCAGACCACGAACGCGGTCTACGGGTTCACCTCCATGCTCATCAACCTGCTGCGCGACGAGCAGCCCACGCACGTCGCGGCGGCATTCGACGTCAGCCGCAAGACCTTCCGTGCCGAACTGTTCGCCGCCTACAAGGCCCAGCGCAGCGCCGCACCCGACGACTTCAAGGGTCAGATCGACCTCACCAAGGACGTCCTCGGCGCGATGGGGATCCCGGTGATGGCGATCGAGGGCTACGAGGCCGACGACATCATCGCCACGCTCGCGACGCAGGCGCACGCCCAGGGCTTCCGGGTGCTCGTGGTGACCGGCGACCGCGACGCGCTCCAACTCGTCAACGGTGACATCACGGTGCTGTATCCGCGGCGCGGCGTCTCCGACCTGACGCGCTTCACCCCCGACGCGGTGGAGGAGAAGTACGGACTCACCCCCCAGCAGTATCCGGACTTCGCGGCGCTGCGCGGCGACCCGAGCGACAACCTGCCCGGCATCCCCGGCGTGGGCGAGAAGACCGCCGCGAAATGGATCCGCGAGTACGGAAGCCTGAGCGGACTCGTCGACCGCGTCGACGAGGTGCGCGGCAAGACCGGCGACGCGCTGCGCGAGAACCTGTCCAACGTGTTGCTCAACCGCCAGCTCACCGAGATGGTGCGCGACGTGGCCGTGCCGTACACCCCCGAACAACTCGCCCTCGCCCCGTGGGACCGCGACCGCATCCACCGCCTGTTCGACGACCTCGAGTTCAAGGTGCTGCGCGACCGGCTGTTCGAGACGCTCTCGTCGGCCGAGCCTGAGGCCGAGGAGGGCTTCGAGGTGCGCGGCGGGATCGTCGAGCCGGGTGCCCTCGGCGACTGGCTCGCCGAGCACGCCCCGGCGGGTCGACGTCATGGGCTCGCCGTGGTGGGCACCGGCACTCCCTACGGAGGCGACGCGACCGCGATCGCCGTCGCCGGGGCCGACGGTGAGGGCGCCTATGTGAGCACGGTGGCGCTCACGCCCGAGGACGAGAACGCCCTCGCCGCATGGCTCGCGAACCCCGCCGTGGAGAAGGCCGTGCACGAGGCGAAGTTCGCCATCCACGCGCTGCGCGGACGCGGCTGGACGCTCGCCGGCATCACCAGCGACACCGCGCTCGCCGCCTATCTGGTGCGGCCAGGCCAGCGCTCGTTCAAGCTCGACGACCTGTCGCTGCGCTACCTCAAGCGTGAGCTGCGAGTGGAAGACACCGGCGCGCAACAACTCTCGTTGCTCGACGACGAAGACGCCGCCGACGCGCAAGCGGCCGAGGCGCAGATCCTCGCGGCGCGCGCCGTCGTCGACCTCGCCGCGGCCCTCGACACCGAACTCGGCGAGATCGAATCGGTGCGCCTGCTCACCGAGATGGAACTGCCCCTGCTCGAGGTCCTCGCAGAACTCGAGGCCACCGGCATCGCCGTCGACTCGGCGCACCTGCACGACCTGCAGTCCGAATTCGCGGCCCAGGTCGCCGCCGCCGCGAACGCCGCCTACGAGGTGATCGGCAAGCAGATCAACCTCGGCTCGCCGAAACAGTTGCAGGTGGTGCTGTTCGACGAGCTCGAGATGCCGAAGACGAAGAAGACCAAGACCGGCTACACCACCGACGCGGATGCCTTGCAGAACCTGTTCGACAAGACGGGCCATCCCTTCCTCGAACACCTGCTCGCGCACCGTGAGCACACCAAGATGAAGACCACCGTCGACGGACTCATCAAGTCCGTCGCCGACGACGGTCGCATCCACACCACCTTCAACCAGACCGTCGCGGCGACGGGCCGGCTCTCGTCGACCGAGCCGAACCTGCAGAACATTCCGGTGCGGACCGAGGCCGGTCGCCGGATCCGCGACGGTTTCGTGGTGGGCGACGGATTCGACGTGCTGCTCACCGCCGACTACAGCCAGATCGAGATGCGCATCATGGCGCACCTGTCGGCCGACGAGGGGCTCATCGAGGCATTCCGTACGGGCGAGGACCTGCACACCTTCGTGGCGTCGCGGGCGTTCGGGCTGCCGCTCGAGGAGGTCACCCCGGAGCTGCGTCGCCGCGTCAAGGCGATGTCCTACGGTCTCGCCTACGGGTTGAGCGCCTACGGTCTCGCCCAGCAGCTGAAGATCTCCACCGACGAGGCCCGCGAGCAGATGGAGGCCTACTTCACCCGCTTCGGCGGCGTGCGCGACTACCTCTACAACGTGGTCGAGGAGGCCCGCAAGGTCGGCTACACGTCCACCCTCTACGGCCGCCGCCGGTACCTGCCCGACCTCAACAGCGACAACCGGCAGCGCCGGGAGATCGCCGAGCGCGCCGCGCTCAACGCCCCCATCCAGGGCACGGCCGCCGACATCATCAAGGTCGCGATGATCGACGTGCAGAAGGCGCTGAATGAGGCCGGACTGCGGTCGCGGATGCTGCTGCAGGTGCACGACGAACTCGTGCTCGAAGTGGTCGAAGCCGAGCGCGAACAGGTCGAGGCGCTCGTGCGCGACAAGATGGACTCCGTCATCGAATTGTCGGTGCCGCTCGAGGTCTCGGTCGGTTACGGCCGCAGCTGGGACGCCGCGGCGCACTGA
- the trxA gene encoding thioredoxin yields the protein MATKALTQQDFDEVVTSNDIVLVDFWADWCGPCKQFAPTFEASSDKHPDVVHAKVDTEAEQAIAAAANIRSIPTIMAFREGILVYNQAGALPPAALEDLVSQVKDLDMDDVRKQIAEARAEQS from the coding sequence GTGGCAACCAAGGCTCTCACCCAGCAGGACTTCGACGAGGTCGTCACGAGCAATGACATCGTGCTCGTGGACTTCTGGGCCGACTGGTGCGGCCCCTGCAAGCAGTTCGCGCCCACCTTCGAGGCATCGTCGGACAAGCATCCCGACGTCGTGCACGCGAAGGTCGACACCGAGGCCGAGCAGGCCATCGCGGCGGCGGCGAACATCCGCTCGATCCCCACGATCATGGCGTTCCGCGAAGGCATCCTCGTCTACAACCAGGCCGGTGCTCTTCCGCCCGCCGCTCTCGAGGATCTCGTCTCGCAGGTCAAGGACCTCGACATGGACGATGTGCGCAAGCAGATCGCGGAGGCTCGCGCCGAGCAGAGCTGA
- a CDS encoding GlxA family transcriptional regulator: MSGTPGTTGRLEKVVVPVLPYVETFELGVACEVFGFDRSDDGLPTYDFHLVAATSDPVRTRFGYTIEVPHRLDLLDDADLILLPAVNSDGIALDDGRLEPLFAKLRAAVDRGARVASMCTGAFILGAAGLLDRRRCTTHWMHADRLARTYPTAQVDRDVLYVDDHPVLTAAGTAAGIDLCLHIVRSAQGAQVANTIARRMVVPPHRDGGQAQYVAMPLPECKDESLAPLLDWMSEHLDRELPVAALAQKAHMSARTFARRFVAEVGVTPARWLRDQRVLAAQRLLEETDLPIDVVADRVGFGTAAVLRQHFLRLRQTTPQAYRRTFRRSVEPVGV, encoded by the coding sequence GTGTCCGGAACACCTGGAACCACCGGCCGGCTCGAGAAGGTGGTCGTCCCCGTCCTCCCCTACGTCGAGACCTTCGAACTCGGCGTGGCGTGCGAGGTGTTCGGCTTCGACCGCTCCGACGACGGCCTGCCGACCTACGACTTCCACCTCGTCGCCGCGACCTCCGATCCGGTGCGCACCCGCTTCGGCTACACCATCGAGGTGCCTCACAGGCTCGATCTCCTCGACGACGCCGACCTGATTCTCCTGCCAGCGGTGAACAGCGACGGCATCGCGCTCGACGACGGGCGCCTCGAACCGTTGTTCGCGAAACTGCGGGCCGCCGTCGACCGCGGCGCGCGCGTGGCGAGCATGTGCACCGGGGCGTTCATCCTCGGTGCGGCCGGGTTGCTCGACAGGCGTCGCTGCACGACCCACTGGATGCACGCCGACCGTCTCGCCCGGACCTATCCGACGGCGCAGGTCGACCGGGACGTGCTCTACGTCGACGACCATCCGGTCCTCACCGCCGCAGGCACCGCGGCCGGCATCGACCTGTGCCTGCACATCGTCCGCTCCGCCCAGGGAGCCCAGGTCGCCAACACGATCGCCCGGCGCATGGTGGTGCCACCGCACCGCGACGGTGGGCAGGCCCAGTACGTCGCGATGCCACTGCCCGAATGCAAGGACGAGTCGCTCGCGCCGTTGCTCGACTGGATGAGCGAGCACCTCGACCGGGAACTCCCGGTGGCCGCACTGGCGCAGAAGGCGCACATGTCGGCGCGGACCTTCGCGCGGCGGTTCGTCGCCGAGGTTGGGGTCACGCCCGCGCGCTGGCTCCGCGATCAGCGGGTCCTGGCCGCGCAGCGCCTGCTCGAGGAGACCGACCTTCCGATCGACGTGGTGGCCGACCGCGTCGGTTTCGGCACCGCTGCGGTGCTGCGCCAGCATTTCCTGCGCCTGCGGCAGACCACTCCGCAGGCCTACCGACGGACCTTCCGGCGGTCCGTCGAACCGGTCGGCGTGTGA
- a CDS encoding 2'-5' RNA ligase family protein, with protein sequence MVQSVELLLDAPLDTAVRDEWTRLLDAGLHSQGRVRSESNRPHVTLFVAHALPDELEDALRATITVRRITLRLGGVVIFGGRYATLARTVVPSIELLELQARVFEVLSECPGIPAHIRPGEWTPHVTLARRVPAARIGTAVLAAQTPERQLTGSSAGVRRWDGEAKREWLLT encoded by the coding sequence GTGGTCCAGTCGGTGGAACTCCTCCTCGACGCCCCGCTCGACACGGCGGTGCGCGACGAGTGGACCCGGCTGCTCGACGCCGGCCTGCACAGTCAGGGACGCGTCCGTTCCGAATCCAACCGTCCGCACGTGACGCTGTTCGTCGCCCATGCCCTGCCGGACGAACTCGAGGACGCGCTGCGGGCCACCATCACGGTCCGGCGGATCACCCTCCGGCTCGGTGGCGTGGTGATCTTCGGTGGCCGGTACGCGACGCTCGCCCGCACGGTCGTGCCGTCGATCGAACTGCTCGAACTCCAGGCGCGGGTGTTCGAGGTGCTCTCGGAATGCCCCGGCATCCCCGCACACATCCGGCCGGGCGAGTGGACGCCGCACGTCACCCTCGCACGGCGGGTGCCGGCCGCGCGCATCGGTACCGCGGTCCTGGCGGCGCAGACGCCGGAGCGGCAGCTGACCGGATCGAGTGCAGGAGTGCGGCGCTGGGACGGCGAGGCCAAGCGGGAGTGGCTGCTCACCTGA
- a CDS encoding isocitrate/isopropylmalate dehydrogenase family protein — translation MTDDTATLQTHRIGLLEGDGIGPEIVPATRRIVDTAVAAAGVAVDWVPLPVGASAIETHGSPLPQVTLDTLAELDAWILGPHDSASYPPEFRGQLTPGGRIRKHFDLYANIRPACALPGAASVSPKMDLVVVRENTEGFYADRNMAVGSGEFMPTPDIALAVGVITRAACERIAHTAFDLASRRRKRVTIVHKANVLASTTGLFRDVCQEVGRLYPSVTVDDQHVDAMAALLVRRGAEFDVIVTENMFGDILSDLAAELSGSLGTAASINASRTKAMAQAAHGAAPDIAGQGRANPIALILSAAMLLDRVGARADIEFSAAARAIEDAVRATVAAGVATADLGGTASTDEFTAAVIARLEA, via the coding sequence GTGACCGACGACACCGCAACGCTTCAGACCCATCGCATCGGACTTCTCGAGGGGGACGGCATCGGTCCCGAGATCGTGCCGGCGACCCGCAGGATCGTCGACACCGCCGTCGCGGCAGCCGGGGTCGCGGTCGACTGGGTGCCGCTGCCCGTCGGTGCCTCCGCGATCGAGACGCACGGCAGCCCGCTGCCGCAGGTCACCCTCGACACCCTCGCCGAGCTCGACGCGTGGATCCTCGGCCCGCACGACAGCGCCTCGTACCCACCCGAGTTCCGGGGTCAGCTCACTCCGGGCGGTCGGATCCGCAAGCACTTCGACCTGTACGCGAACATCCGGCCGGCGTGCGCACTGCCGGGAGCGGCGTCGGTGTCACCGAAGATGGATCTCGTGGTCGTCCGGGAGAACACCGAGGGTTTCTACGCCGACCGGAACATGGCCGTCGGCAGCGGCGAGTTCATGCCCACACCCGACATCGCACTCGCGGTCGGAGTGATCACCCGCGCCGCCTGTGAACGCATCGCGCACACCGCCTTCGACCTCGCGTCGCGTCGCCGCAAGCGCGTGACCATCGTGCACAAGGCCAACGTGCTCGCCAGCACGACCGGCCTGTTCCGGGACGTGTGCCAGGAAGTGGGTCGTCTCTACCCGAGCGTCACTGTCGACGACCAGCACGTCGACGCGATGGCCGCGCTGCTCGTCCGCCGCGGCGCCGAGTTCGACGTGATCGTGACGGAGAACATGTTCGGCGACATCCTGTCCGACCTCGCCGCCGAACTGTCCGGCTCGCTCGGTACCGCGGCGTCGATCAACGCGTCGCGCACCAAGGCCATGGCCCAGGCCGCGCACGGCGCCGCACCCGACATCGCCGGGCAGGGCCGCGCCAACCCGATCGCGCTGATCCTCTCCGCCGCCATGCTTCTCGACCGTGTCGGTGCACGCGCGGACATCGAATTCTCCGCGGCCGCCCGCGCCATCGAGGACGCCGTGCGCGCGACCGTCGCGGCGGGTGTCGCGACCGCCGACCTCGGTGGCACCGCGTCGACGGACGAGTTCACCGCCGCCGTCATCGCCCGCCTCGAAGCCTGA
- a CDS encoding ABC transporter substrate-binding protein, with protein MSRLAAGAAVLAFATGCVVNGESTVPPGDRVTVEKVDAIARQLPPDIADGGTLEVGVNVPYAPNEFKDDDGTIVGFGVELVHALGDVLGLEAVLNEADFDRIIPAVQAGTFEMGSSSFTDTKEREESVDFVTYYSAGVQWAQRTGESVDPDNACGLRVAVQTTTIEDLEEVPAKSEECVARGLPPIDKVKYDSQDEAANALILGRVDALSADSPVTAYVIARSEERLEPAGEVFDAAPYGFVVAKGSPFGPVLQQAVQYLIDSGAYDEITARWGMEDGAITASQINGATS; from the coding sequence CTGAGCAGGCTGGCGGCGGGAGCGGCGGTGCTTGCCTTCGCGACCGGGTGCGTGGTGAACGGCGAATCGACCGTGCCGCCCGGCGACCGAGTCACCGTCGAGAAGGTCGACGCCATCGCGAGGCAGTTGCCGCCCGACATCGCCGACGGCGGCACCCTCGAGGTCGGGGTGAACGTCCCGTACGCCCCCAACGAGTTCAAGGACGACGACGGCACCATCGTCGGCTTCGGCGTCGAACTCGTCCACGCCCTCGGCGACGTCCTCGGACTCGAGGCGGTGCTCAACGAAGCCGACTTCGACCGGATCATCCCGGCCGTCCAGGCGGGCACCTTCGAGATGGGCTCGTCGTCGTTCACCGACACGAAGGAACGCGAGGAATCGGTCGACTTCGTCACCTACTACAGCGCCGGAGTGCAGTGGGCGCAGCGCACCGGCGAATCCGTCGACCCCGACAACGCGTGCGGACTGCGGGTGGCGGTACAGACCACCACCATCGAGGACCTCGAGGAGGTCCCCGCGAAGAGCGAGGAATGCGTCGCCCGCGGGCTGCCGCCCATCGACAAGGTCAAGTACGACAGCCAGGACGAGGCTGCCAATGCCCTCATCCTCGGCCGGGTGGACGCACTGTCCGCCGACTCGCCGGTCACGGCGTACGTCATCGCCCGCAGCGAGGAACGACTCGAACCGGCCGGTGAGGTCTTCGACGCCGCGCCCTACGGATTCGTCGTCGCGAAGGGGTCGCCGTTCGGTCCCGTACTGCAGCAGGCAGTGCAGTACCTCATCGATTCCGGTGCGTACGACGAGATCACCGCGCGCTGGGGCATGGAGGACGGCGCGATCACCGCCTCGCAGATCAACGGCGCGACGAGCTGA
- a CDS encoding amino acid ABC transporter permease — MSESTSARSAEPRPDDPEPIRAVPLRHPGRWISGAIVLIALGLFAWGAATNEAYRWDIYARYLFDARITAAAWKTVQLTVLAMAIAVVLGVVLAVMRLSPNPVLRSVAWLYLWVFRGTPVYVQLVLWGLFPSIYKQIDLGIPFVHQFVHIDVQGLNAAFLFAVIGLALNEAAYMAEIVRAGITSVPEGQLEASTALGMSWSQTIRRTVLPQAMRVIIPPTGNELISMLKTTSLVAAVPYSLELYGRARDISGANFQPIPLLLVAATWYLAITSLLMIGQYYLERHYSKGLSRQLTARQLQALADAQNVPVAEAGKPTPKPGAPGEEHI; from the coding sequence ATGAGCGAGTCCACGTCCGCGAGATCCGCGGAACCGCGACCGGACGACCCGGAGCCGATACGCGCAGTACCCCTGCGACATCCCGGACGATGGATCTCCGGCGCGATCGTCCTGATCGCACTCGGGTTGTTCGCCTGGGGAGCGGCCACCAACGAGGCCTACCGCTGGGACATCTACGCCCGGTACCTGTTCGACGCCCGCATCACCGCAGCCGCGTGGAAGACCGTGCAGCTGACGGTGCTCGCCATGGCCATCGCCGTCGTCCTCGGCGTGGTGCTCGCGGTGATGCGTCTGTCCCCGAATCCCGTGCTGCGTTCCGTCGCGTGGCTGTACCTGTGGGTCTTCCGCGGTACCCCGGTGTACGTCCAACTCGTGCTGTGGGGACTGTTCCCGTCGATCTACAAGCAGATCGACCTCGGGATCCCGTTCGTCCACCAGTTCGTTCACATCGACGTGCAGGGTCTGAACGCGGCGTTCCTGTTCGCCGTCATCGGCCTGGCACTCAACGAGGCGGCCTACATGGCGGAGATCGTGCGCGCCGGCATCACCTCCGTGCCCGAGGGGCAGCTGGAGGCGTCCACGGCGCTCGGCATGTCGTGGTCGCAGACCATCCGCCGCACCGTCCTGCCGCAGGCGATGCGGGTTATCATCCCGCCGACCGGCAACGAGCTGATCAGCATGCTCAAGACCACCTCGCTGGTCGCCGCGGTGCCCTACAGCCTCGAGCTGTACGGCCGTGCCCGCGACATCTCGGGTGCGAACTTCCAGCCGATCCCGCTGCTGCTCGTCGCCGCGACCTGGTACCTGGCGATCACCAGCCTGCTCATGATCGGCCAGTACTACCTCGAGCGGCACTACTCGAAGGGCCTGAGCCGGCAGCTCACGGCCCGTCAGCTGCAGGCACTCGCCGACGCACAGAACGTACCGGTCGCCGAGGCCGGCAAGCCGACGCCGAAGCCCGGCGCACCGGGGGAGGAACACATATGA
- a CDS encoding amino acid ABC transporter ATP-binding protein, with product MTSVETPMVRADRVCKSFGAVKVLKGISLEVGRGQVTCLIGPSGSGKSTFLRCINHLERVDAGRLYVDGDLVGYAERGSKLYELHPRAAAKQRRDIGMVFQHFNLFPHRTVLENIIEAPILVKKLKRDEAVEKARDLLARVGLADKVDAYPAQLSGGQQQRVAIARALAMDPKLMLFDEPTSALDPELVGEVLAVMRDLADGGMTMVVVTHEMGFAREVADQLVFMDSGVVVEAGDPRQVLADPKESRTREFLSRLL from the coding sequence ATGACGTCCGTCGAGACGCCGATGGTGCGGGCCGACCGGGTCTGCAAGAGTTTCGGCGCCGTCAAGGTGCTCAAGGGCATCTCGCTCGAGGTGGGGCGCGGCCAGGTGACCTGCCTGATCGGTCCGTCCGGATCCGGCAAGTCGACCTTCCTGCGGTGCATCAACCACCTCGAACGCGTCGACGCCGGTCGCCTGTACGTCGACGGCGATCTCGTCGGTTACGCCGAACGGGGTTCGAAACTGTACGAACTGCACCCGCGGGCCGCCGCGAAGCAGCGCCGCGACATCGGCATGGTGTTCCAGCACTTCAACCTGTTCCCGCACCGCACCGTGCTCGAGAACATCATCGAGGCGCCGATCCTCGTGAAGAAGCTCAAGCGTGACGAGGCGGTGGAGAAGGCCCGGGACCTGCTCGCGCGGGTCGGGCTGGCCGACAAGGTCGACGCCTATCCCGCGCAGCTCTCGGGCGGCCAGCAGCAGCGCGTCGCGATCGCCCGCGCGCTCGCCATGGATCCCAAGCTCATGCTGTTCGACGAGCCCACCTCGGCCCTCGACCCCGAACTCGTCGGCGAGGTGCTCGCGGTGATGCGCGATCTCGCCGACGGCGGCATGACGATGGTCGTCGTCACGCACGAGATGGGCTTCGCGCGGGAGGTCGCCGATCAGCTCGTGTTCATGGACAGCGGCGTGGTCGTCGAGGCCGGTGATCCCCGCCAGGTGCTGGCCGACCCGAAGGAGAGCCGGACCCGGGAGTTCCTGTCCCGGCTGCTGTGA